One part of the Microbulbifer sp. THAF38 genome encodes these proteins:
- a CDS encoding tyrosine-type recombinase/integrase, giving the protein MKTIKVKPGGRYVEDWEYQAFWQWLGDRGHVMHQCAMEISYLCAARQQDVLALTRADIQEDGLLIVQAKTGKAQLKLWSSALKEAVDRAVATNIEAQIQTTHIIRSRAGRAYTRTGFNAIWQREQRAALAAGVIKQRFHDSKIKIANDFKGDA; this is encoded by the coding sequence GTGAAAACAATTAAAGTAAAGCCCGGCGGGCGCTATGTAGAAGACTGGGAATACCAAGCCTTTTGGCAATGGCTAGGTGATCGCGGCCACGTGATGCACCAGTGCGCTATGGAAATCAGCTATTTGTGTGCAGCCAGACAGCAAGATGTTCTCGCCCTTACCCGCGCAGACATCCAAGAAGACGGCCTACTTATTGTGCAAGCCAAGACAGGCAAAGCCCAACTAAAGCTATGGAGCTCAGCCCTCAAAGAAGCCGTTGATCGCGCAGTAGCCACTAACATCGAAGCACAAATCCAAACCACTCATATCATCCGCAGCCGCGCAGGCCGCGCCTACACCCGCACTGGGTTCAATGCCATTTGGCAAAGAGAACAGCGAGCAGCACTAGCTGCTGGGGTAATTAAACAGCGCTTTCATGATTCGAAGATCAAAATAGCAAATGACTTTAAAGGGGATGCTTAA
- a CDS encoding phage portal protein, whose product MNKLDSVIGFFAPEAALRRVQARRALEIAAAYEAARPSRLRKNPGDNRSGDLVLGGSVETLRGQARHLEQNHDFAFGILTTLVNNIVGPRGIDVEFQPKTWDGDIHDGLASQMNDAHKEWARRPECTRQFSWGKAQRLLCNTWLRDGETLMRHLQGTVPGLKHRTNVPYTIECLEPDFLPVSYSDSSKRIVQGIQKSAWGEPAGFWLYDEHPGASLNWRMKRRFHSAKNIEHLKFVRRLHQTRGASIFAAVMNRLTDIKDYEENERVAAKIASAMVGFIQKGSPTEYQHDDTWDDEGNRTLDIRAGAIYDDLRPGESVGTIQSNRPSGLLTPFLETMHRMAAAGTMASFSSISKNYNGTYSSQRQELVEQWTNYETLSLEFCEEIVEPATRRWVQMALLADAFKVPSDVDPSTLMHVDFITPVMPWINPVHEASADETLLENVLASPQQTIRRRGKRPDDVIKQTAAWQRKLKQNDITTPTKREAVPAQEIESE is encoded by the coding sequence ATGAATAAATTAGATTCTGTTATCGGGTTTTTTGCACCCGAGGCTGCCCTGCGCCGTGTACAAGCCCGGCGCGCCCTGGAGATCGCCGCCGCCTATGAAGCCGCGCGCCCCAGTCGCCTGCGCAAAAACCCCGGTGATAACCGCAGTGGTGATCTGGTACTGGGAGGCAGCGTGGAAACTCTGCGCGGCCAAGCCCGGCACCTGGAGCAAAACCACGATTTTGCCTTTGGCATTCTCACCACCCTGGTGAACAACATTGTCGGCCCGCGCGGTATCGATGTGGAATTCCAGCCCAAAACCTGGGATGGCGATATCCATGACGGCCTCGCCAGCCAAATGAATGATGCCCACAAGGAATGGGCACGGCGCCCGGAATGTACTCGGCAGTTCAGCTGGGGCAAAGCGCAGCGGCTTCTGTGTAATACCTGGCTGCGCGATGGTGAAACTTTAATGCGGCACCTGCAGGGCACAGTGCCCGGTTTAAAGCACCGTACCAATGTGCCTTACACCATCGAATGCCTGGAACCGGATTTCTTACCGGTCAGTTACAGCGACTCCAGCAAGCGCATTGTTCAAGGCATTCAAAAGTCTGCCTGGGGCGAGCCCGCGGGGTTTTGGTTGTACGACGAGCACCCCGGTGCCTCATTGAACTGGCGTATGAAGCGCAGGTTCCATAGTGCCAAAAATATTGAGCACCTTAAGTTTGTGCGCAGGCTGCACCAAACCCGTGGGGCTTCCATCTTTGCCGCGGTGATGAATCGCCTTACTGATATTAAAGACTATGAAGAAAACGAGCGCGTTGCCGCCAAGATTGCCTCAGCCATGGTGGGTTTTATTCAAAAGGGCAGCCCTACTGAGTACCAGCATGATGATACTTGGGATGATGAAGGAAACCGCACCCTCGATATCCGTGCCGGTGCCATCTATGACGATCTCCGCCCTGGGGAATCAGTCGGCACCATTCAGAGCAATCGCCCCAGTGGTCTGCTAACGCCATTTTTAGAAACCATGCACCGCATGGCCGCCGCCGGCACCATGGCCAGCTTTAGCAGTATCAGCAAAAACTACAACGGGACTTATAGCTCGCAACGCCAGGAGCTGGTGGAGCAGTGGACCAATTACGAAACCCTCAGCCTGGAATTTTGTGAGGAAATTGTAGAGCCGGCCACCCGCCGCTGGGTGCAAATGGCTTTACTGGCGGATGCCTTCAAAGTGCCGAGTGATGTCGATCCATCCACGCTGATGCATGTCGATTTTATTACCCCGGTGATGCCCTGGATTAACCCGGTCCATGAAGCCAGCGCCGATGAAACCCTGCTGGAAAATGTACTGGCCAGCCCACAGCAGACCATCCGCCGCCGTGGCAAAAGGCCAGATGATGTGATTAAGCAAACTGCTGCCTGGCAGCGGAAGCTCAAACAAAACGACATTACCACCCCAACCAAACGCGAAGCCGTACCCGCGCAAGAAATTGAATCTGAATAG
- a CDS encoding DUF4224 domain-containing protein produces MTGAPVGNMEAQKQTLEANRIPYVSRKDGSPALTWEMVNQATLARGALKLSPTGSNLPEGFNLGAAS; encoded by the coding sequence ATGACCGGAGCACCGGTAGGGAATATGGAAGCGCAAAAGCAGACTCTCGAGGCCAACCGAATCCCCTATGTAAGCCGCAAAGATGGCTCACCCGCACTTACCTGGGAGATGGTCAATCAAGCCACTCTGGCACGCGGAGCATTAAAGCTAAGCCCGACAGGCAGCAACCTACCTGAAGGCTTTAACCTGGGAGCAGCAAGCTGA
- a CDS encoding head maturation protease, ClpP-related has product MPNKSWYSITAAANTSEADIYLYDYIGYWELTAKDFARDLKALGDVSKINLHINCPGGDVFDGTAIYNLLKDHKAEVETWIEGIAASMGSVIALAGDTVHIAENAYYMVHNPSAGVRGDERALEKTKSLLAKVKTTMKSLYSSRTGMSDEEISQVMDDETWYTGAEAVEAGFATDTTAAMEMAASFSADHLNQFKNTPQAISALVV; this is encoded by the coding sequence ATGCCGAATAAGTCCTGGTACAGCATCACCGCTGCCGCCAATACCAGTGAAGCCGATATTTATTTGTATGACTACATCGGCTACTGGGAGTTGACTGCAAAAGACTTTGCCCGCGATCTCAAAGCGCTCGGTGATGTCAGCAAGATCAATCTGCATATCAACTGCCCTGGCGGGGATGTGTTCGACGGCACCGCCATTTACAACCTGCTCAAAGATCACAAAGCCGAGGTGGAAACCTGGATTGAAGGCATCGCAGCCAGTATGGGCAGTGTGATCGCCTTAGCCGGGGACACGGTTCACATTGCCGAAAACGCTTATTACATGGTGCACAACCCCAGTGCCGGTGTACGAGGCGATGAGCGCGCCCTGGAAAAAACCAAGAGCCTACTGGCAAAAGTGAAAACCACCATGAAAAGCCTGTACTCCTCGCGCACCGGCATGTCGGATGAGGAAATCAGCCAAGTGATGGATGACGAGACTTGGTATACCGGCGCCGAAGCCGTGGAAGCCGGTTTTGCCACCGATACCACCGCAGCAATGGAAATGGCTGCCAGCTTCAGTGCCGATCACTTAAACCAATTCAAAAATACCCCTCAAGCCATTAGTGCATTGGTTGTGTAG
- a CDS encoding Ig-like domain-containing protein — MKFSNHYFPLLLLIFCFALQACKDGGSSKKGPSSNETANKENRVPVVSNRIQDFTLEVGVDLTLQVSAEDPDGDSLSFNIENLPQFISASDNNNGKLSLIFAAEAGDEGEYHLSIDVSDGEGVTNTSFSVRVVNSSSTGMIDDLNDFSIEEAGSEVSRIPVNRIGANEVHIDNLVAPDFANIFIGESNDLVIELAPKFGSAGVYTVDFELNDGFRKQKVIFEIVVTQADFIPEIIFPEEIIVSEGTETTHEILSAEIGSLVSVTSSTVPEFGEIVQSDSGKIDLILGPGYKDAGIYKIEVTFHNGSFDSPVFDMEVTVEQSFSGEASTIDAGAFHTCALEQETVYCWGLNDVGQAKVPAHLGDVTHLAAGEYHTCAADENGISCWGRNFNGEASPPEGTINVSKLAAGYEHTCVLSNGQVKCWGSNTDGFGADVGQSRVPDSLGVVTDISAGFFHTCALDEAGLQCWGSNHWKQSDTPSGLSSVTSFGAGRLITCAAESMGLSCWGTADGYGQNKVPDTVVLPDLFEIGYFYNSCAFENGELICWGAGSSDTNNWPHFGQGIVPQNLNNISSLTLGMTHACVIDSGSVSCWGAGEESDGQGDYHFGQSIVPSFLQAP; from the coding sequence GTGAAGTTCTCAAATCATTATTTTCCCCTTTTATTGTTGATTTTTTGTTTTGCCCTGCAAGCATGTAAAGATGGAGGGTCAAGTAAGAAAGGTCCATCAAGCAACGAAACGGCTAATAAGGAAAACCGAGTTCCAGTAGTGTCAAATCGGATTCAAGATTTCACCTTGGAAGTTGGTGTCGATCTGACCCTTCAAGTATCTGCTGAAGACCCGGATGGTGACTCTTTATCTTTCAATATTGAAAATCTGCCTCAGTTCATTTCTGCAAGTGATAATAATAACGGAAAGCTATCATTGATCTTTGCAGCAGAAGCCGGTGATGAGGGAGAATACCATTTAAGTATTGACGTATCTGACGGTGAAGGTGTTACAAATACTTCCTTTTCAGTTCGGGTGGTAAATAGTAGCTCTACAGGAATGATTGATGACCTGAATGATTTTTCAATTGAGGAAGCTGGCAGTGAAGTCTCGCGAATACCTGTCAATCGAATTGGTGCAAATGAAGTCCATATAGACAACTTGGTTGCCCCTGATTTTGCAAATATATTTATTGGTGAGTCCAATGACCTGGTCATTGAGTTGGCTCCAAAATTTGGCTCAGCTGGAGTCTATACTGTTGATTTTGAATTAAACGATGGTTTCAGGAAGCAGAAAGTCATATTTGAAATAGTTGTAACACAGGCTGATTTTATCCCTGAAATAATTTTTCCTGAAGAAATAATTGTATCCGAAGGTACAGAAACTACTCATGAAATTCTTTCGGCTGAAATTGGAAGTCTAGTATCAGTTACATCATCAACGGTTCCCGAATTTGGGGAAATTGTACAGTCAGATAGTGGGAAAATAGATCTTATATTAGGGCCCGGCTATAAAGATGCTGGTATTTATAAGATTGAAGTGACTTTTCATAATGGAAGTTTTGATAGTCCAGTATTTGATATGGAAGTTACTGTTGAGCAATCATTTAGCGGGGAGGCATCTACTATAGATGCTGGTGCTTTTCATACCTGCGCATTAGAGCAAGAGACGGTTTATTGTTGGGGGTTGAATGATGTCGGGCAGGCTAAAGTTCCTGCCCACCTCGGTGATGTTACACATTTGGCCGCTGGTGAATATCATACCTGTGCGGCTGATGAGAATGGTATTTCATGTTGGGGGCGTAATTTTAATGGAGAGGCATCTCCGCCTGAAGGAACTATCAATGTTTCGAAGCTAGCTGCTGGATATGAGCACACCTGCGTACTTTCTAATGGGCAAGTAAAATGTTGGGGGTCAAATACTGATGGTTTTGGGGCAGATGTTGGCCAGAGTCGAGTTCCCGATAGTTTAGGCGTAGTTACTGATATTTCAGCTGGTTTCTTTCATACCTGTGCGCTTGATGAGGCAGGATTGCAATGTTGGGGATCAAATCATTGGAAGCAAAGCGATACGCCTAGTGGTTTATCATCAGTTACCAGTTTTGGAGCTGGTAGATTAATAACCTGTGCAGCTGAAAGCATGGGTTTGAGCTGCTGGGGAACGGCTGATGGCTATGGACAGAATAAAGTGCCAGACACTGTGGTTCTTCCAGATCTATTCGAAATTGGTTACTTTTATAATAGCTGTGCCTTCGAGAATGGTGAATTGATTTGTTGGGGGGCTGGTTCAAGTGATACAAATAATTGGCCCCACTTTGGGCAGGGAATAGTACCTCAAAATCTTAACAATATTTCTTCACTAACCCTTGGAATGACTCATGCTTGTGTAATTGATAGCGGTAGTGTTAGCTGTTGGGGTGCTGGTGAAGAAAGTGATGGTCAGGGTGATTATCATTTTGGGCAGAGTATTGTTCCAAGTTTTTTACAGGCTCCTTAG
- a CDS encoding terminase gpA endonuclease subunit yields the protein MNLKRLVQEVRQAWIPQPKIPLIEWLPNNIKLPSEDSDNAGYYRNDYVPYFWGVMHALDSPVSWMVVMQKAAQIGWTVLLATDICKVAVTDPARILMLFPKDEKGRLFMDEKLVPIIEGSPAVNRVIDVTTSRKGGSRSTRKKFPGGEVRTIGSNSISNVKSTTARRGYVEEPDDTNKDVGDQGDSIRHLRERLKRMRNKKLIIGGTPAVADLSQVEHYTKLGTMRVLPVTCHDCGDSHVLDWENVSWLEKEGGTPHPVFGLHQPESAVYSCPHCGSAWDDYRRQANILQTCKTARENGDDFAGWVKTQCGEDFTEHEIEPIETFMELSELYVCIPGTGLADVVRDFLEAEHEAKSGDESARIVFQNNKLGRPYQYAASRLLDHEKLQEAAEDYPELVCPAGGLLVTVGIDVQHDRLAISIRAFGRNEESWQMYWGEIDGDTADKRDDCWDALDKLVFQSFEHERFGEIRAAAVSIDSGDGGTSNAVYHWVRTRDKKYRGVLVMAIKGDSNDFGTKEIFNQPRQVDFNNPKRRTKADRYGVKVYIVGTHKAKDLMAKRLLGTSAYMHSCKHVRQDYWEQVTAEVKAPSKKNKGRETWQPRPGRPNEGTDTEVYALHAAHAMGMHKYNEKKWSTIESRLGQRTLFSEPQQTPEQPKPVPKKPRQPAQPAGSLLDS from the coding sequence TTGAATCTGAAGAGGCTGGTGCAGGAGGTGCGCCAGGCCTGGATACCGCAGCCTAAAATCCCGCTGATCGAGTGGTTGCCAAACAATATCAAACTGCCCTCGGAGGATAGCGACAACGCCGGCTATTACCGCAACGATTATGTGCCCTATTTCTGGGGCGTAATGCACGCACTGGATAGTCCGGTGTCCTGGATGGTGGTAATGCAGAAAGCCGCGCAGATCGGCTGGACGGTTCTGCTGGCTACCGATATCTGTAAGGTCGCCGTCACCGACCCGGCCCGCATCCTGATGCTGTTTCCCAAGGATGAAAAAGGCCGGCTGTTTATGGATGAAAAGCTGGTGCCGATTATCGAAGGTTCGCCAGCAGTGAATCGGGTGATCGATGTCACCACCAGCCGCAAAGGCGGTAGCCGCTCAACGCGCAAGAAATTCCCCGGCGGTGAGGTGCGTACCATTGGCTCCAACTCGATTTCCAATGTGAAATCCACTACAGCCCGCCGGGGCTATGTGGAGGAGCCGGACGATACCAATAAAGACGTCGGCGATCAGGGCGATTCCATTCGCCACCTGCGCGAACGCCTCAAGCGCATGCGCAATAAGAAATTAATTATCGGTGGCACACCGGCCGTTGCCGACCTTTCCCAAGTGGAGCACTACACCAAGCTCGGCACCATGCGCGTGCTGCCGGTGACCTGCCACGACTGCGGCGATTCCCATGTACTGGATTGGGAAAATGTCAGCTGGCTGGAGAAAGAGGGCGGCACGCCGCACCCGGTATTCGGCCTGCACCAGCCAGAAAGCGCGGTGTATAGCTGCCCGCACTGTGGCAGCGCCTGGGATGACTACCGCCGCCAGGCCAATATTCTGCAGACCTGCAAAACCGCTCGGGAAAATGGCGATGACTTTGCCGGCTGGGTGAAAACCCAGTGCGGCGAGGATTTTACCGAGCATGAAATCGAACCGATAGAAACCTTTATGGAGCTATCGGAACTCTATGTGTGCATTCCCGGCACCGGCCTCGCCGATGTGGTGCGGGATTTTCTCGAAGCCGAACACGAAGCCAAAAGCGGTGATGAATCCGCGCGCATTGTTTTTCAGAACAACAAGCTGGGCAGGCCCTACCAGTATGCCGCCAGCCGCTTGCTGGACCACGAAAAACTACAAGAGGCCGCCGAGGATTACCCGGAATTAGTGTGCCCTGCCGGTGGTCTGCTGGTAACGGTCGGCATCGATGTACAGCACGACCGCCTGGCAATCAGCATCCGCGCCTTTGGCCGCAATGAAGAATCCTGGCAGATGTACTGGGGCGAGATCGATGGCGATACCGCCGACAAGCGCGACGATTGTTGGGATGCCCTGGATAAGCTGGTGTTCCAAAGTTTTGAGCACGAGCGCTTCGGCGAGATCCGCGCAGCGGCAGTCAGTATTGATTCCGGCGATGGCGGCACCAGCAATGCGGTGTATCACTGGGTGCGAACCCGCGATAAAAAATATCGCGGTGTGTTGGTGATGGCCATCAAAGGTGACAGCAACGACTTCGGCACCAAGGAAATCTTTAACCAGCCCCGGCAGGTGGATTTTAACAACCCCAAGCGCCGCACCAAAGCCGACCGTTACGGCGTAAAGGTTTATATCGTGGGCACCCACAAAGCCAAAGACCTGATGGCCAAGCGCCTGCTGGGCACCAGTGCCTACATGCACAGTTGCAAGCATGTGCGCCAGGACTACTGGGAGCAGGTGACTGCAGAAGTCAAAGCACCGAGTAAGAAAAATAAAGGCCGGGAAACCTGGCAACCGCGTCCCGGCCGCCCCAATGAAGGCACCGATACCGAGGTCTACGCCCTACACGCCGCCCACGCCATGGGCATGCACAAATACAACGAGAAAAAATGGTCCACCATCGAATCGCGCCTGGGCCAGCGCACGCTATTTAGCGAACCTCAACAAACACCCGAACAGCCCAAACCAGTCCCGAAAAAACCAAGGCAGCCTGCGCAGCCAGCCGGCTCCCTACTGGATAGTTAA
- a CDS encoding holin, whose translation MNTVAQEAAREAMVQKVASATTTVAAGTAVVGGYAAQELLAVGGFLIALSWFIVNWYYNHKRLKLQERQQDGDDGR comes from the coding sequence GTGAACACTGTAGCTCAAGAGGCAGCGAGGGAAGCCATGGTTCAGAAGGTCGCCAGTGCAACCACTACGGTTGCTGCGGGTACAGCGGTTGTCGGTGGATATGCCGCACAAGAGTTATTGGCGGTAGGTGGTTTCCTGATTGCTTTGAGTTGGTTCATTGTGAATTGGTATTACAACCATAAGCGCTTGAAACTGCAGGAAAGGCAGCAGGACGGGGACGATGGACGTTAG
- a CDS encoding DUF5675 family protein produces MGNRPFESCIPEGVYSCNPYNSPRFSNVWELQEVPGRSKILIHTANYSADVQGCIGIGSNLAPGGWWVTQSRKAMQQLRELLPPEFDLTITHYVPEYP; encoded by the coding sequence TTGGGGAATCGTCCGTTCGAGAGCTGTATTCCTGAAGGGGTTTATTCCTGTAATCCCTATAACTCACCGAGGTTCTCCAATGTGTGGGAGCTACAGGAAGTCCCAGGTCGTTCAAAAATCCTAATCCATACGGCAAATTATTCTGCAGATGTGCAGGGCTGCATTGGTATTGGCTCTAACCTGGCTCCCGGTGGTTGGTGGGTGACGCAATCCCGCAAGGCCATGCAGCAGCTGCGAGAGCTGCTGCCGCCTGAGTTTGATCTAACAATTACGCACTATGTGCCGGAGTATCCGTGA
- a CDS encoding primosomal replication protein PriB/PriC domain protein, which translates to MSKTAQAMVDLYIEAEIDVLAGKTTVINGRQFTAENLQEIRAGRQEWERRATAETLKAAGKRPGPAYANFN; encoded by the coding sequence ATGTCTAAAACCGCACAAGCCATGGTCGACCTCTATATCGAGGCCGAGATAGACGTGCTCGCCGGAAAAACCACGGTCATTAACGGCCGCCAATTTACTGCCGAGAACCTGCAAGAGATCCGCGCGGGCCGACAGGAGTGGGAGCGCCGAGCAACTGCAGAAACCTTAAAGGCCGCCGGCAAACGCCCTGGGCCCGCCTACGCGAATTTTAATTAA